aaaatatttataaatatagtataaattCACTGTTTAACTGCGATAGATGCGATACTTGACACACATAAACACAGTAGTATATCGCGATCTATCGCAGTCTTATTactattaataaatattttaagcaatattatcatttaaaataatttcatcaaaaataattttccaataatttaaccatatttcttttgTGGCTATATATGAAGAACCATAGAGCTTTTAAAAAAACTCCACTTTGGTCTCTGTGTTTTGTGAGCTTGCATTCCATCCATGGCTTTCACCCTCTGCAATCAGCTTGAGGTTCAGCCTCACTTTGTGTTAGTTCCTCTTATGGCTCAAGGCCACATGATTCCCATGATCGACATCGCCACTCTTCTCGCTCGTCACGGCATCTTCGTCACCTTCGTCACCACCCCATACAATGCTTCCAGGTTCGTAATGACACTACCAAGAAGAAACAAGAATGGATAATtctacaattaattttaaaatttctttctgGTGCAGGTTGGAATCATTCTTCGCTCAAGCTAAACAATCTTCCCCGTCTATTTCGCTACTAGAAATCCCCTTCCCTTGCCTGCAAGTCGGCCTCCCACTCGGCTGCGAGAATCTCGATGCTCTGCCGTCTCGTGGCCTTCTTAGAAATTTCTACAATGCCCTGTCTTTGCTTCAGCAGCCACTGGAGATGTCCTTGGATAATCATCTTCTTCCCCCCACTTGCATAGTTTCAGATAAGTATTTGTATTGGACTGCTCAAACAGCCCACAAATTCAAATGCCCGCGGGTTGTCTTTCATGGAACTGGCTGCTTCTCACTCCTGAGCTCACACAATCTCCAAATTTACAGTCCCCATAGCTCTGTTCATTCTGATTTCCAGCCATTTTTGGTGCCTGGATTGCCTCATAAGATTGAAATTACAAAATTCCAGCTTCCTGGATCCTTAGTAAAGTCCCCTGATTTCGAAGATTTTAGAGATAAAATAACAGAGGCAGAACAGGAAGCATATGGGGTTGTGGTGAATAGCTTTACAGAGCTTGAAAATGGATACTCTGAAAATTACGAGCGTGCAATTAGCAAGAAACTATGGTGTATCGGGCCAGTTTCGCTTTGTAACAAAAATAGTTCTGAGAAATACAGCAGGGGAAACAGAGCATCAATTAAACAGAGAAATTGTTTAGATTGGCTTGATTCAATGATCCCGAAATCAGTCCTTTACATCTGTCTCGGAAGCTTATGTCGATTGATTCCTTCACAACTCATCCAAATTGGGCAGAGTTTAGAATCTTCAACTCGTCCATTCATCTGGGTGATCAAGAACAGAGATGAGAATTACTCTGAGTTGGAGAGATGGCTATCAGAAGAGGATTTTGAGGGGAAAATCAAAGGCAGGGGATTGATCATCAGGGGATGGGCTCCTCAGCTGTTGATTCTGTTGCATCGGTCGATCGGAGGGTTTCTAACGCACTGCGGATGGAACTCAACGGTCGAAGGAATCAGCGGTGGGGTGCCGATGATCACTTGGCCACAATTTGCAGAGCAGTTTTTGAATGAGAAGCTTGTGGTGGAGGTTTTGAAGATTGGAGTGAGGATTGGAGTGGAAGGGGCAGTGAGATGGGGAGAAGAGGAAGGAGTTGGAGTGATGGTGAAGAAGGAAGAGATTGAGAAAGCAATTGAAATGgtgatggatggtggagaagaaggagaagaaagaagaagaagagttggAGGTTTGAGTAAAATGGCTGCCAAAGCTATGGAAAGCGGAGGATCTTCATATGTTAATTTGTCACTCTTCATCAAAGATGTAATGGCTCAATCAGCTCATCTCAAGGCTTaaccctttctttttctatttcaaattTACATATTAAATGTTCATAAGTTGATCTCATCAATATAATTTTAAACGCTATTCCAACAGTTCAAATTACAAAGTTTATTATGTCAAAAATTCGGTACATCATTTCTGCAAACAAGCATGTACACACAGTCAAGCTGTTTTAGCTCCATTTTTGTTCTTAAGCATAGAAATAAAAGTCgtcaaaactaatttttaacctaatcaataaattataaaatgttattattaaaaatgtaaCATGATATATGgaacaaaaaaattattgtagATGGtagaataattatatatatggaaTAAGTGTACttgtattattaatattataatatagatGTCCAATGTTTAGTGTCCTAAAactatctctcaatcttcatgttATCCATGTGCCttgttattcatgtttggtgttcATGTAAGGTCACATCCTTGTCACTTTGCCTGACATTTAGTGGATCtttaaaatatacttaaaaaaatcCCACTTTGAATTTCCATATTatcctatttttataattttaattatttcataattttagttattttattattatattatattttatccaCATCTTTATTCTCGATGTGCTCTTCAATTTTACAATACGTTATCAGCATGAGCATCTGTCGCTTCCCTCGTTGAAGATAGGTTCTAAAGCTTAGtcgtttttttctctttattataattaataaattaaatgttattttacatatttagtacatattaaatttctaatataaatataatgttttgTGAGTGTTGTCACAACAAACCTTACGAAATTAGAATTTGCAACCGTTGACATtgatggtaataattatttgtcatgggtacttgattCCAAAACCCACATGGATGTTATGAATTTAgaaaaaacaattaaagaaggaaatacgacatccagtcaggacaaagtaaaagctatgattttctttcgtcatcatctccctgatggattgaaaatggagtatattacaataaaagatccctgTATCttatggaaaaatttgaaagaaatgtatgatcataaaaaaatagttattcttcctaaaactcATTATGAGTTGATGCATttaaggctacaagattttaaatcaataagtg
The nucleotide sequence above comes from Benincasa hispida cultivar B227 chromosome 3, ASM972705v1, whole genome shotgun sequence. Encoded proteins:
- the LOC120074080 gene encoding UDP-glycosyltransferase 73D1-like isoform X1, producing MAFTLCNQLEVQPHFVLVPLMAQGHMIPMIDIATLLARHGIFVTFVTTPYNASRLESFFAQAKQSSPSISLLEIPFPCLQVGLPLGCENLDALPSRGLLRNFYNALSLLQQPLEMSLDNHLLPPTCIVSDKYLYWTAQTAHKFKCPRVVFHGTGCFSLLSSHNLQIYSPHSSVHSDFQPFLVPGLPHKIEITKFQLPGSLVKSPDFEDFRDKITEAEQEAYGVVVNSFTELENGYSENYERAISKKLWCIGPVSLCNKNSSEKYSRGNRASIKQRNCLDWLDSMIPKSVLYICLGSLCRLIPSQLIQIGQSLESSTRPFIWVIKNRDENYSELERWLSEEDFEGKIKGRGLIIRGWAPQLLILLHRSIGGFLTHCGWNSTVEGISGGVPMITWPQFAEQFLNEKLVVEVLKIGVRIGVEGAVRWGEEEGVGVMVKKEEIEKAIEMVMDGGEEGEERRRRVGGLSKMAAKAMESGGSSYVNLSLFIKDVMAQSAHLKA
- the LOC120074080 gene encoding UDP-glycosyltransferase 73D1-like isoform X2 translates to MAFTLCNQLEVQPHFVLVPLMAQGHMIPMIDIATLLARHGIFVTFVTTPYNASRFVMTLPRRNKKSSPSISLLEIPFPCLQVGLPLGCENLDALPSRGLLRNFYNALSLLQQPLEMSLDNHLLPPTCIVSDKYLYWTAQTAHKFKCPRVVFHGTGCFSLLSSHNLQIYSPHSSVHSDFQPFLVPGLPHKIEITKFQLPGSLVKSPDFEDFRDKITEAEQEAYGVVVNSFTELENGYSENYERAISKKLWCIGPVSLCNKNSSEKYSRGNRASIKQRNCLDWLDSMIPKSVLYICLGSLCRLIPSQLIQIGQSLESSTRPFIWVIKNRDENYSELERWLSEEDFEGKIKGRGLIIRGWAPQLLILLHRSIGGFLTHCGWNSTVEGISGGVPMITWPQFAEQFLNEKLVVEVLKIGVRIGVEGAVRWGEEEGVGVMVKKEEIEKAIEMVMDGGEEGEERRRRVGGLSKMAAKAMESGGSSYVNLSLFIKDVMAQSAHLKA